A region from the Aegilops tauschii subsp. strangulata cultivar AL8/78 chromosome 5, Aet v6.0, whole genome shotgun sequence genome encodes:
- the LOC109787376 gene encoding probable prefoldin subunit 4, which translates to MQQGDGTEAQVTWDDQQNINRFGRLNNRLHELADEIRLAKEANENLEDAGNELILSDEDVVRFQIGEVFAHMPVDDVEARLEQMKEDAAKKLEKLEEEKESILAQMAELKKILKAKFGDAINLEED; encoded by the exons ATGCAGCAG GGCGATGGCACGGAGGCGCAGGTGACGTGGGATGACCAGCAGAACATCAACCGGTTCGGCCGCCTCAACAACCGCCTCCACGAGCTCGCCGACGAGATCAGGCTCGCCAAG GAAGCAAACGAAAACCTCGAGGATGCTGGGAATGAACTCATCTTGTCTGATGAAGATGTGGTGCGATTCCAAATCGGGGAAGTGTTTGCCCACATGCCAGTGGACGATGTGGAAGCTAGGCTAGAGCAGATGAAAGAGGACGCAGCTAAGAAGCTGGAGAAGCTGGAGGAAGAGAAGGAATCCATCCTTGCCCAGATGGCCGAACTGAAGAAGATCCTGAAAGCGAAATTTGGAGATGCCATCAACCTGGAGGAAGATTGA
- the LOC109787375 gene encoding putative linoleate 9S-lipoxygenase 3 → MFGVGGIVSDLTGGLRGPHLKGSVVLMRKNALDFNDFGATVMDGVTELLGRGVTCQLISSTHVDHNNGGRGKVGAEANLEQWLLPTNLPFITTGENKFAVTFDWSVDKLGVPGAIIVKNNHAAEFFLKTITLDNVPGRGTVVFVANSWVYPQAKYRYNRVFFANDTYLPHQMPAALKPYRDDELRNLRGDDQQGPYEDHDRVYRYDVYNDLGDTRDVLGGSKDLPYPRRCRTGRKPSATKPDHESRLLPLVGNVYVPRDELFGHLKQSDFLGYTLKALVDGIVPAIRTYVDLSPGEFDSFADILKLYEGGIKLPNIPALEEVRKRFPLQLVKDLIPMGGDFLLKLPKPQIIKADEKAWMTDEEFAREMLAGVNPMMIKRLTEFPPKSTLDPSKYGDHTSTITEAHIGRSLEGLTVEQALADNRLYIVDQHDNLMPFLVDINNLDGSFVYATRTLLFLQGNGTLAPVAIELSSPLIQGDLTTAKSTVYTPQHAGVEGWIWQLAKAYASVNDYGWHQLISHWLNTHAVMEPFVIATNRQLSVTHPVYKLLHPHYRDTMNINARARGLLINAGGVIEMTVFPRKHAMPMSSMVYKNWNFTEQALPDDLIKRGMAVEDPSSPHKVRLLIEDYPYAADGLAVWHAIEQWVTDYLTIYYPNDGVLQGDVELQAWWKEVREVGHGDLKDAAWWPKMHTVAELIKACATIIWTGSALHAAVNFGQYPYSGYHPNKPSASRRPMPSPGSEEYALLERAPEKAFILTITNQFQALVGISLMEILSKHSSDEVYLGQHDTPAWTSDAKAQEAFRRFGARLEGIEKQVVAMNGDPRLKNRTGPAKFPYMLLYPNTSDHTGQAEGLTARGIPNSISI, encoded by the exons ATGTTCGGCGTGGGCGGCATCGTGAGCGACCTCACGGGGGGCCTCCGCGGCCCTCACCTCAAGGGGTCCGTCGTCCTCATGCGCAAGAACGCGCTCGACTTCAACGACTTCGGCGCCACCGTCATGGACGGCGTCACCGAGCTCCTCGGCCGCGGCGTCACCTGCCAGCTCATCAGCTCCACCCACGTCGACCACA ACAACGGGGGCCGCGGGAAGGTGGGCGCGGAGGCGAACCTGGAGCAGTGGCTGCTGCCGACGAACCTGCCCTTCATCACCACGGGCGAGAACAAGTTCGCCGTCACCTTCGACTGGTCGGTGGACAAGCTGGGCGTGCCGGGCGCCATCATCGTCAAGAACAACCACGCCGCCGAGTTCTTCCTCAAGACCATCACCCTCGACAACGTGCCCGGCCGCGGCACCGTCGTCTTCGTCGCCAACTCCTGGGTCTACCCGCAGGCCAAGTACCGCTACAACCGCGTCTTCTTCGCCAACGAC ACGTACCTGCCGCACCAGATGCCGGCGGCGCTGAAGCCGTACCGCGACGACGAGCTCCGGAACCTGAGGGGCGACGACCAGCAGGGGCCCTACGAGGACCACGACCGCGTCTACCGCTACGACGTCTACAACGACCTCGGCGACACCCGCGACGTCCTCGGCGGCTCCAAGGACCTCCCCTACCCGCGCCGCTGCCGCACCGGCCGGAAGCCCTCGGCCACCA AGCCCGACCACGAGAGCCGGCTGCTGCCGCTGGTGGGGAACGTGTACGTGCCGCGCGACGAGCTCTTCGGCCACCTCAAGCAGTCCGACTTCCTGGGCTACACGCTCAAGGCGCTGGTGGACGGCATCGTGCCAGCCATCCGCACCTACGTCGACCTCTCCCCCGGCGAGTTCGACTCTTTCGCCGACATCCTCAAGCTCTACGAGGGCGGCATCAAGCTGCCCAACATCCCCGCCCTCGAGGAGGTGCGCAAGCGCTTCCCGCTCCAGCTCGTCAAGGACCTCATCCCCATGGGCGGCGACTTCCTCCTCAAGCTCCCCAAGCCGCAGATCATCAAAGCGGACGAGAAGGCATGGATGACAGACGAGGAGTTCGCCAGGGAGATGCTCGCCGGCGTCAACCCCATGATGATCAAGCGCCTCACG GAGTTCCCTCCCAAAAGTACACTGGATCCGAGCAAGTACGGCGACCACACCAGCACCATCACGGAGGCGCACATCGGTAGGAGCCTCGAGGGCCTCACCGTGGAGCAGGCGCTCGCCGACAACAGGCTCTACATCGTGGATCAGCACGACAACCTGATGCCGTTCCTGGTCGACATCAACAACCTCGACGGTAGCTTCGTGTACGCGACCAGGACCCTGCTGTTCCTGCAAGGGAACGGCACGCTGGCGCCGGTCGCCATCGAGCTGAGCTCGCCGCTGATCCAGGGCGACCTGACCACGGCGAAGAGCACCGTGTACACGCCGCAGCACGCCGGCGTGGAGGGCTGGATATGGCAGCTCGCCAAGGCCTACGCCTCCGTGAACGACTACGGCTGGCACCAGCTGATCAGCCACTGGCTCAACACGCACGCGGTGATGGAGCCCTTCGTCATCGCCACCAACAGGCAGCTCAGCGTGACCCACCCGGTGTACAAGCTCCTGCACCCGCACTACCGCGACACCATGAACATCAACGCGCGGGCGCGGGGGCTGCTCATCAACGCCGGCGGCGTCATCGAGATGACCGTGTTCCCGCGCAAGCACGCCATGCCCATGTCCTCCATGGTCTACAAGAACTGGAACTTCACCGAACAAGCTCTGCCCGACGACCTAATCAAGAG GGGCATGGCGGTGGAGGACCCATCGAGCCCGCACAAGGTGCGGCTGCTGATCGAGGACTACCCGTACGCGGCGGACGGGCTGGCGGTCTGGCACGCGATCGAGCAGTGGGTGACAGACTACCTGACCATCTACTACCCGAACGACGGCgtgctgcagggcgacgtggagCTGCAGGCGTGGTGGAAGGAGGTGCGGGAGGTCGGGCACGGCGACCTCAAGGACGCGGCGTGGTGGCCCAAGATGCACACCGTGGCGGAGCTGATCAAGGCCTGCGCCACCATCATCTGGACGGGGTCGGCGCTGCACGCGGCCGTCAACTTCGGGCAGTACCCCTACTCGGGGTACCACCCCAACAAGCCGTCGGCGAGCCGGCGGCCGATGCCGTCGCCGGGCAGCGAGGAGTACGCCCTGCTGGAGCGCGCCCCGGAGAAGGCATTCATCCTCACCATCACCAACCAGTTCCAGGCGCTGGTGGGCATCTCGCTGATGGAGATCCTGTCCAAGCACTCCTCCGACGAGGTGTACCTGGGGCAGCACGACACGCCGGCGTGGACGTCGGACGCCAAGGCGCAGGAGGCGTTCAGGCGGTTCGGGGCGAGGCTGGAGGGCATCGAGAAGCAGGTGGTGGCCATGAACGGGGACCCGCGGCTCAAGAACCGCACCGGGCCGGCCAAGTTCCCCTACATGCTGCTCTACCCCAACACCTCCGACCACACGGGCCAGGCCGAGGGGCTCACGGCCAGGGGCATCCCCAACAGCATCTCCATCTGA